The following are from one region of the Deltaproteobacteria bacterium HGW-Deltaproteobacteria-6 genome:
- a CDS encoding sigma-54-dependent Fis family transcriptional regulator: MTEDSRSEKRRLLREINLMGVDYYERYHQRTYLEWKKFTSGDRDIDMSVIPQEVLDCWSLCAELGVDPFGQPCNEVLTGEALEDLLNKNKEFIDVSRPFMINLYRFLEGSGFMVSLFEHRCFVLEVLGDPEENKLIRTSRGFVGACWDIKNSGNNAASTVILYRKPMQVFGSQQYIRLYHGATGASAPIFNPDGDLLGGIVIFGRYYRANPHTLGMAVAAAGAIENELKIRRALSESQVASSYQQTVISSIQEALIAVDSTGRVTLINDNARTKFGLINTKVEGRSIRDVFSHENAQLFTLIENNETITDTEVRIASNKFSGDYTLTCNPIFSPDQNVIGKIIILNEIQRAKSMVTKMMGASANFRFEDIYGQNSRFLMTVDQARMVSQSTSNVLLLGKSGTGKDIFAQAIHNASDRKNGPYVAINCGAIPRDLIASELFGHEEGAFTGSRRGGNQGKFELADGGTLFLDEIAETPLELQTALLRVIEDKSVLRIGGTRVRPVDVRIIAATNKDLREEVRKGNFREDLYYRANVFAIEMVPLKERIDDIPLLADYFIKRYASAMKKRIVRVDKKVIETFMNYPWPGNVRELQNAIERMINYLKTSELTVDLIPDHIRHPGHTTEIREDSIMPGETERLMISRMLNQKMRKNRIAEKMNISRATLYRKMKQFDLG; this comes from the coding sequence ATGACAGAAGACTCAAGATCGGAAAAGCGTCGTCTGCTCAGAGAAATCAATTTAATGGGAGTCGATTATTATGAGCGATATCACCAGCGGACTTACCTGGAGTGGAAAAAATTTACTTCGGGTGATCGTGACATCGACATGTCCGTTATTCCGCAGGAAGTTCTTGATTGCTGGAGCCTCTGCGCAGAACTGGGCGTTGATCCGTTTGGCCAGCCGTGTAATGAGGTGTTGACCGGGGAAGCGCTTGAGGATCTGCTCAATAAAAATAAGGAATTCATCGACGTCAGCCGTCCCTTCATGATTAATCTTTACCGGTTTCTGGAAGGATCGGGATTTATGGTCAGTCTATTTGAACACAGGTGTTTTGTGCTGGAAGTTCTCGGCGACCCGGAAGAAAATAAACTGATCCGCACGTCCAGAGGATTTGTCGGAGCCTGCTGGGATATAAAAAATTCCGGCAACAACGCCGCCAGCACCGTTATTCTCTATCGGAAGCCGATGCAGGTCTTTGGTTCGCAGCAGTATATCCGGCTTTATCATGGAGCCACCGGGGCCAGTGCGCCGATTTTCAACCCCGACGGCGACCTGCTGGGAGGCATTGTGATTTTCGGACGCTACTACCGTGCCAATCCGCATACGCTGGGCATGGCGGTGGCGGCGGCAGGCGCGATAGAAAATGAACTGAAAATCCGCAGGGCTTTATCGGAAAGCCAGGTCGCCTCCAGCTATCAGCAAACGGTTATCTCTTCGATTCAGGAGGCGCTCATTGCAGTGGATTCTACCGGACGCGTGACGCTGATCAACGATAACGCGCGCACAAAATTCGGTCTGATCAATACGAAAGTCGAAGGGCGGAGCATCCGCGATGTCTTCAGCCATGAGAACGCGCAGCTTTTCACGCTGATTGAAAATAATGAAACCATTACCGACACGGAAGTCAGGATCGCCTCCAACAAATTTTCCGGTGACTACACGTTGACCTGCAATCCGATTTTTTCTCCTGATCAAAACGTGATCGGCAAAATCATCATTCTGAATGAAATCCAGCGGGCCAAGTCCATGGTCACTAAAATGATGGGCGCCAGCGCCAATTTCCGCTTCGAAGATATTTACGGTCAGAATTCCCGGTTTCTGATGACTGTGGATCAGGCCAGAATGGTATCGCAAAGCACTTCCAATGTTCTGCTCTTGGGCAAGAGCGGGACGGGTAAGGACATCTTTGCCCAGGCCATTCATAATGCAAGCGACCGCAAAAACGGACCCTATGTGGCCATTAACTGCGGCGCCATCCCCCGGGATCTGATCGCGAGTGAACTGTTCGGCCACGAGGAAGGGGCGTTTACCGGTTCGCGCCGGGGCGGCAATCAGGGCAAATTTGAACTGGCCGACGGAGGAACGCTTTTTCTGGATGAAATCGCTGAAACGCCGCTGGAGTTGCAGACGGCTCTTTTAAGGGTGATCGAGGATAAATCCGTTTTGCGCATCGGCGGCACCCGTGTCCGGCCGGTGGATGTGCGCATTATCGCCGCCACCAACAAGGATTTGCGGGAAGAAGTCCGCAAGGGCAACTTCCGGGAAGATCTCTATTACCGCGCCAATGTCTTTGCCATCGAAATGGTTCCGCTCAAGGAGAGGATTGATGATATTCCTCTTCTGGCGGACTACTTCATCAAACGCTACGCCAGTGCCATGAAAAAAAGAATTGTCCGCGTGGATAAAAAGGTGATTGAAACTTTTATGAACTACCCGTGGCCCGGCAATGTAAGGGAACTGCAAAATGCGATCGAACGGATGATCAATTATCTCAAAACATCGGAACTGACGGTGGACCTGATCCCCGACCATATCCGGCATCCCGGCCATACAACCGAAATCCGGGAAGATTCCATCATGCCCGGGGAGACCGAGCGGCTGATGATTTCCAGAATGCTGAATCAGAAAATGCGTAAAAACCGCATTGCCGAAAAAATGAATATCTCCCGTGCAACGCTTTACCGGAAGATGAAGC